CTCTACGGACCTACGGCTAAACCAGTAGTACTGCTTAAATTATTTTTGCGCCGCCGGCTGCCCTTTTTGGTGCCTAGTTTAAAAAGACTGATTGGAAGAAGTAATGCCTAAGGCGGCCATTATTATCCCCAACTGGAATGGTAAAGACCGACTAAAGCAGTGTCTAGGGGCAGTCAAGTCGCAGTCATTTAAGGATTTTGAAACGATAGTAGTGGATAATGGCTCAACCGACGGCTCGGTGGAGTTTTTAAAAAACCACTCATGGGTTAAGGTTGTGGCCCTAGATAAAAATTACGGTTTTGCAGGTGGTGTTAATGCCGGGATTAAAACCGCCCAGGCTGAGTATGTAGCGCTTTTGAATAATGATGCTATACCAGCTGCCGACTGGCTAGAAAAACTTGTAGCTTCCTTAGAAAGCCACCCTGAAGTCGGGGCTGTAACCTCAAAAATATTAAACAGCCGTAAGGGGCGAAAAGGATTAATAGATTCTACTGGAGACTACCAGTCAATCTGGGGGCTACCCTTCCCCCGGGGGCGAGATGAAAAGGACGAGGGTCAGTACGATGACAAACTGGAGGTCTTTGGCGTATCGGGCGGAGCCAGTCTATACCGCTACTCGATGCTAAAAAAAATCGGTCTATTTGATGAAAGATTTTTTGCCTACTTCGAAGACGTTGATCTGTCGTTTAGGGCTCAGCTGGCTGGCTATAAGAACCGCTACTGTCCGGAAGCTGTAGTATTCCACGAAATTGGTGCTACCTCCGGCGGGCATCGTACGGCCTTTACGCGCTACCATTCGGCCAAGAATCTTTATTACCTAAGCCTTAAAAACATGCCCGGCTTTCTGCTTTTAAAATACTTCCCGCTAATCACGTCGTCTCTGCTGCTTAGCTTTATCAGCTCATTTAAGCATGGATTCTTAATGGTCCACCTAAAGGCCTTGGGGGCTGTTCTTGTCTGCCTTCCTGGGATACTATATGACCGTTGGCGGATTCAAAGGGGGCGGAAAGTATCTGCCTCTTATATAGACGGCATACTATTCCATGGTATGCCGCCAGAACCTAAACGGATGCTAAAATCTTACAAACCTTTTTAAAATGATAAAACTACCTATCAAAAAACTATTGCTGCCCAGCGGCCTGCTATGCGCCTTGCTGTTCTTTCTGCCCTTTGAGAGGATTCCCTCACTCGATGTGGCGGGAATTACCCTACGAATTAATATTTTTATAGGCTTGGCCTTAATTCTTGTGACAGGGTTCAAACACTGGAGCCGCCCGGGCCTGCTTACGGTTGAGAAGCTGGGGCTTTTTATGCTTCTCGTGTTCTTCGTATCCGCTCTGCAGGCAATGAACCTTGGCCGAAGTCTGTCTGTAATAGGCTTTACAATATTTGTGGTACTGCTGGCTCTGGCAATTGCTAGGTCGTTTACAGTCTCGGATTTACACCGAATGCAGAAATGGCTGATAGCCGGAGCGCTGGTAGTCTGTGGTTTCGCTTTTTACCAATTCTTTGGTGATATTATGCAGCTGCCACACTGGGCAACTGGCTTGAGGCCGTTCTACACTATTGAAGTGTTCTCCTTCCCCCGGGTGCAAGCCGCCTCATTAGAGCCTCTTTACTTTGCCAACTACCTGCTGCTGCCATTAGCACTTAGTTTGGCCCTGGCTATTTATATGTCCTTTCCCCTCTGG
This region of Candidatus Dormiibacterota bacterium genomic DNA includes:
- a CDS encoding glycosyltransferase family 2 protein, with the protein product MEEVMPKAAIIIPNWNGKDRLKQCLGAVKSQSFKDFETIVVDNGSTDGSVEFLKNHSWVKVVALDKNYGFAGGVNAGIKTAQAEYVALLNNDAIPAADWLEKLVASLESHPEVGAVTSKILNSRKGRKGLIDSTGDYQSIWGLPFPRGRDEKDEGQYDDKLEVFGVSGGASLYRYSMLKKIGLFDERFFAYFEDVDLSFRAQLAGYKNRYCPEAVVFHEIGATSGGHRTAFTRYHSAKNLYYLSLKNMPGFLLLKYFPLITSSLLLSFISSFKHGFLMVHLKALGAVLVCLPGILYDRWRIQRGRKVSASYIDGILFHGMPPEPKRMLKSYKPF